One region of Catenuloplanes indicus genomic DNA includes:
- a CDS encoding ABC transporter permease: MLTIAYGELVQIFRNRLVLVTSLIVPAVVSGFFIYRHEVFASLGSLGYIAAIVMFTVAAFGLYSTAVTTLAGRRQNLFLKRLRSTAIGDAGILTGLLLPVTVLALLQMTVILTVLAIVAGLPANPLLLVIAVLATVVMMVALSLATAGLTNSPEHAQVTTLPVSLGVIAVSSWVGITGTTDLTLLKRLLPGGAATELVLDAWNGGAPVSESLILLAPTLSWVIVSISLASRMFRWEPRR, translated from the coding sequence ATGCTCACCATCGCGTACGGCGAACTCGTCCAAATCTTCCGCAACCGCCTGGTCCTGGTGACCAGCCTGATCGTGCCGGCCGTGGTCAGCGGGTTCTTCATCTACCGGCACGAGGTCTTCGCGTCCCTGGGCAGCCTCGGCTACATCGCCGCGATCGTGATGTTCACGGTCGCCGCGTTCGGCCTCTACAGCACCGCGGTCACCACGCTCGCCGGCCGCCGCCAGAACCTCTTCCTCAAACGCCTCCGCTCCACCGCCATCGGCGACGCCGGCATCCTCACCGGCCTGCTGCTCCCGGTCACCGTCCTCGCCCTGCTCCAGATGACCGTGATCCTCACCGTCCTCGCGATCGTCGCCGGCCTCCCCGCCAACCCGCTGCTGCTGGTCATCGCGGTACTGGCCACGGTGGTCATGATGGTCGCGCTCAGCCTGGCCACCGCCGGCCTGACCAACTCACCGGAACACGCCCAGGTCACCACGCTGCCGGTCAGCCTGGGCGTGATCGCGGTCAGCAGCTGGGTGGGCATCACCGGCACCACGGACCTGACGCTGCTCAAGCGTCTCCTTCCCGGCGGCGCCGCGACCGAACTGGTGCTGGACGCGTGGAACGGCGGCGCTCCGGTCAGCGAGTCGCTGATCCTGCTGGCGCCGACGCTGAGCTGGGTGATCGTGTCGATCTCGCTGGCGTCGCGGATGTTCCGCTGGGAACCGCGCCGCTGA
- a CDS encoding ABC transporter ATP-binding protein: MVIDVQNLNLRYGDFHAVKDLSFHVDHGELYALLGTNGAGKTSTLEIIEGHRTPTSGTVTVFGHSPRDRAAVRPRMGIMLQESGFTPDLTVRESVRLIGALTRREDTVDRVLAIVDLTAKAGTLVSQLSGGEKRRLDFATAVWGAPELIFLDEPTTGLDIQSRDALWAAVDRLREDGSTIVLTTHYLEEAQQRANRIGLMHEGTFHREGTVSELTRTLPSVIRVTVPAGTATLPLPATALDADRWSIETTDLQKDLHYLLGWAHDNAIALRDIEAGQTRLDDVFRAIGH, from the coding sequence ATGGTCATCGACGTGCAGAACCTGAACCTCCGCTACGGCGACTTCCACGCCGTCAAGGACCTGTCCTTCCACGTGGATCACGGCGAGCTCTACGCGTTGCTCGGCACGAACGGCGCCGGCAAGACATCGACCCTGGAGATCATCGAAGGCCACCGCACGCCCACGTCCGGCACGGTCACGGTCTTCGGCCACAGCCCGCGCGACCGGGCCGCCGTCCGCCCCCGGATGGGCATCATGCTCCAGGAGAGCGGCTTCACCCCGGACCTGACCGTACGGGAGTCGGTCCGCCTGATCGGCGCGCTCACCCGGCGCGAGGACACCGTCGACCGGGTGCTCGCGATCGTCGACCTCACCGCCAAGGCCGGCACGCTGGTGTCCCAGCTGTCCGGCGGCGAGAAACGCCGGCTCGACTTCGCCACCGCGGTCTGGGGCGCACCCGAACTGATCTTTCTGGACGAGCCCACCACCGGCCTGGACATCCAGTCCCGCGATGCGCTCTGGGCCGCGGTCGACCGGCTCCGCGAGGACGGCTCCACCATCGTGCTCACCACCCACTACCTGGAGGAGGCGCAGCAGCGCGCGAACCGGATCGGCCTGATGCACGAGGGCACGTTCCACCGCGAGGGCACGGTCTCCGAACTGACCCGCACGCTGCCGTCCGTCATCCGGGTCACGGTGCCGGCCGGCACGGCCACGCTGCCGCTGCCCGCGACCGCGCTCGACGCGGACCGCTGGTCGATCGAGACCACGGACCTGCAGAAGGACCTCCACTACCTGCTCGGCTGGGCGCACGACAACGCGATCGCGCTGCGCGACATCGAGGCCGGCCAGACCCGCCTCGACGACGTCTTCCGCGCCATCGGCCACTGA
- a CDS encoding sensor histidine kinase, producing MRITFDRATATRGQLRTLNLITGLPPIVGAGTLTLALDATSWWQVLILSTGLVAAVVAFERWAAYDLFRVAVPCLVVTVVLWPLGVLWLDSPSAYFGLCVVGSHLVPRLPRFRRAAAVALPLYIGVVGALYPILYGGEMPGTLIRYVLLPTVVTAVVAGFMFPNKRFYDVVEELEESRERDAELAVARERVRFAGDLHDIQGHTLHVVKLKTALARKLVRTDPARAEEELREIHALVSDTITQTRELVYAQRRLNLTVELQNAKNLFEAAGIAVSVDGAVSAGARPLLGQVLRETTTNILRHAQATTVRITLTGSGIAIVNDGAPREPAEPRGLAALRQRVADDGGVLRAQQRDGVFTTAATWEDTR from the coding sequence ATGCGCATCACGTTCGATCGCGCCACCGCGACCCGGGGACAGCTGCGCACGCTCAACCTGATCACCGGGCTGCCGCCGATCGTGGGCGCCGGGACGCTGACCCTGGCGCTGGACGCCACGTCCTGGTGGCAGGTGCTGATCCTGTCGACCGGGCTGGTCGCGGCCGTGGTGGCGTTCGAGCGGTGGGCCGCGTACGACCTGTTCCGGGTGGCGGTGCCGTGCCTGGTGGTGACCGTGGTGCTGTGGCCGCTCGGCGTGCTGTGGCTGGACAGCCCGAGCGCGTACTTCGGCCTGTGCGTCGTGGGTTCGCACCTGGTGCCGCGGCTGCCCCGGTTCCGGCGCGCGGCCGCGGTCGCGCTGCCGCTCTACATCGGCGTGGTCGGCGCCCTGTACCCGATCCTGTACGGCGGGGAGATGCCCGGCACGCTGATCCGGTACGTGCTGCTGCCGACCGTGGTGACCGCGGTGGTGGCCGGTTTCATGTTCCCGAACAAGCGGTTCTACGACGTGGTCGAGGAACTGGAGGAGTCACGTGAGCGGGACGCGGAACTGGCCGTGGCGCGGGAGCGGGTGCGGTTCGCCGGCGACCTGCACGACATCCAGGGACACACGCTGCACGTGGTGAAGCTGAAGACCGCGCTGGCGCGGAAGCTGGTCCGGACCGATCCGGCGCGGGCCGAGGAGGAACTGCGCGAGATCCACGCGCTGGTCAGCGACACGATCACGCAGACCCGGGAGCTGGTGTACGCGCAGCGCCGACTGAACCTGACGGTCGAGCTGCAGAACGCGAAGAACCTGTTCGAGGCGGCCGGTATCGCGGTCTCGGTGGACGGCGCGGTCTCGGCCGGCGCGCGACCGCTGCTCGGTCAGGTGCTCCGCGAGACGACCACGAACATCCTGCGGCACGCACAGGCCACCACGGTACGGATCACGCTCACCGGGTCCGGCATCGCGATCGTGAACGACGGTGCGCCGCGGGAGCCGGCCGAGCCGCGTGGCCTGGCCGCACTGCGGCAGCGGGTGGCGGACGACGGCGGCGTGCTGCGCGCGCAACAGCGGGACGGTGTCTTCACCACCGCCGCCACCTGGGAGGACACGCGGTGA
- a CDS encoding response regulator transcription factor — translation MTTVVLADDEALLRKAMAALLPMEGDITVLAEASDGASAIEQTLRHRPDVLVIDLEMPGVDGLGAVAEIRRARPEQVILMLTRHARPGVLRKALRLGVQGFVSKSAEPAHITSVIATLHAGRRWIDPDVSAIAVIDDCPLTDRELDVLRETGGGWSVVEIAARLHLAPGTVRNYLSSAMQKTQTQTRHEAARYAREHDWL, via the coding sequence GTGACGACCGTGGTGCTGGCCGACGACGAGGCGTTGCTGCGCAAGGCGATGGCCGCGCTGCTGCCGATGGAGGGCGACATCACCGTGCTCGCGGAGGCGTCCGACGGCGCGTCCGCGATCGAACAGACGCTGCGGCACCGGCCGGACGTACTGGTCATCGACCTGGAGATGCCGGGCGTGGACGGGCTCGGCGCGGTCGCGGAGATCCGCCGGGCCCGGCCGGAGCAGGTGATCCTGATGCTGACCCGGCACGCCCGGCCGGGCGTGCTGCGCAAGGCGCTGCGGTTGGGCGTGCAGGGGTTCGTCAGCAAGTCCGCGGAGCCGGCGCACATCACCTCGGTGATCGCCACGCTGCACGCCGGGCGGCGCTGGATCGACCCGGACGTGTCCGCGATCGCGGTGATCGACGACTGCCCGCTCACCGACCGGGAGCTGGACGTGCTGCGCGAGACCGGCGGCGGCTGGTCGGTGGTGGAGATCGCGGCGCGGCTGCACCTGGCGCCCGGCACGGTCCGCAACTACCTGTCCAGCGCGATGCAGAAGACGCAGACGCAGACCCGCCACGAGGCCGCACGGTACGCCCGGGAGCACGACTGGCTCTGA
- a CDS encoding cyclase family protein yields the protein METFPTNWGRWGEHDQLGAVNLITDEARARGAAEARTGRTVSLARVSPIAPLHGGPMASMTAASTGVQTIMTFTGDAPMAMAEVMIVTTHHPEITHLDGLSHMVADGQVYPGMPRAESSGPAGVRHGAADAFGDGILTRGVLLDLAPGGALPDHHAVTADDLDAAAKRGGVEVRSGDALIVRGGWDRVTAGDRALPGMTSGAVRWMHDHEISLYGGDIGDARPPLPGDVPGALHRLALTRLAIPLLDGVAAAELAQVCAELDRYTFMLVVAAPRITGTTGLPVNPIAVF from the coding sequence ATGGAGACGTTTCCCACCAACTGGGGGCGCTGGGGCGAGCACGACCAGCTCGGCGCCGTCAATCTGATCACCGACGAGGCGCGGGCGCGCGGCGCGGCGGAGGCCCGGACCGGGCGGACCGTGTCGCTGGCCCGGGTGTCGCCGATCGCGCCGCTGCACGGCGGGCCGATGGCGTCGATGACCGCGGCCTCGACCGGCGTGCAGACGATCATGACGTTCACCGGGGACGCGCCGATGGCGATGGCCGAGGTCATGATCGTGACGACGCACCACCCGGAGATCACCCACCTGGACGGGCTGTCGCACATGGTCGCCGACGGCCAGGTGTACCCGGGGATGCCACGCGCGGAGAGCTCCGGCCCGGCCGGGGTGCGGCACGGCGCCGCGGACGCGTTCGGCGACGGCATCCTCACCCGCGGCGTGCTGCTCGACCTCGCGCCGGGCGGCGCGCTGCCGGACCACCACGCGGTGACCGCGGACGACCTGGACGCGGCCGCGAAGCGCGGCGGCGTCGAGGTGCGGTCCGGCGACGCGCTGATCGTCCGCGGCGGCTGGGACCGGGTGACCGCCGGCGACCGCGCGCTGCCCGGCATGACGTCCGGCGCGGTCCGCTGGATGCACGACCACGAGATCTCGCTGTACGGCGGCGACATCGGCGACGCGCGCCCGCCGCTGCCCGGCGACGTCCCGGGCGCGCTGCACCGCCTCGCGCTGACCCGGCTGGCCATCCCGCTGCTCGACGGCGTCGCCGCCGCCGAGCTGGCCCAGGTCTGCGCCGAGCTGGACCGCTACACGTTCATGCTGGTCGTCGCCGCCCCCCGGATCACCGGCACGACCGGCCTGCCGGTCAACCCGATCGCGGTCTTCTGA
- a CDS encoding outer membrane protein assembly factor BamB family protein — MTDADTWRTLCNEPDAAGYCPGLADGTALDYDIGATPNLFRAGGRTMVGVGQKSGVYHVFDAATGAVSWRRQLSEPFPSGGISGIQWGSSHDGQRLYVATWFADPGTLFALNPADGALLWQTPNPADGCTTGGSAAFPDVCALAHTPAVTTSPGLVYEGSQDGKMRIYSARTGAVLWQFDTVREFAGVNGLTGFGGGVSGNGGAVVSNGMLYVQVGYYPAYASPHGHVLLAFGL; from the coding sequence GTGACGGACGCGGACACCTGGCGGACGCTGTGCAACGAGCCGGACGCGGCCGGGTACTGCCCGGGACTGGCCGACGGCACCGCGCTGGACTACGACATCGGTGCCACGCCGAACCTGTTCCGGGCCGGTGGGCGCACCATGGTCGGCGTCGGCCAGAAGAGCGGCGTCTACCACGTGTTCGACGCGGCGACCGGCGCGGTGTCCTGGCGACGGCAGCTGTCCGAGCCGTTCCCGAGCGGCGGCATCTCCGGCATCCAGTGGGGCAGCAGCCACGACGGCCAGCGGCTGTACGTAGCCACCTGGTTCGCGGATCCGGGCACGCTGTTCGCGCTGAACCCGGCGGACGGCGCGTTGCTGTGGCAGACGCCGAACCCGGCGGACGGCTGCACCACCGGCGGCTCGGCCGCCTTCCCGGACGTGTGCGCGCTCGCCCACACACCGGCCGTGACGACCAGCCCGGGGCTGGTGTACGAGGGCAGCCAGGACGGCAAGATGCGGATCTACTCGGCCCGGACCGGCGCGGTGCTGTGGCAGTTCGACACGGTCCGCGAGTTCGCCGGCGTGAACGGGCTGACCGGCTTCGGCGGCGGCGTCTCCGGCAACGGCGGTGCCGTGGTGTCCAACGGCATGCTGTACGTGCAGGTCGGCTACTACCCGGCCTACGCCAGCCCGCACGGTCACGTATTGCTGGCATTCGGGTTGTAG
- a CDS encoding putative bifunctional diguanylate cyclase/phosphodiesterase, which yields MSNARWALLAGLLLVAVAPWLPASGQEVTYAVLASVASGTAFRRARRDRARPAAWWLLGAGTAIGAACGAARAFAFLIGAEPAGKSVLDAAYFGMYGLVGAALLTLAAGRGPRLAGVVEAGVVVCTAALLGWFVLYDPLIHEAGNWDGMRAVVAYPLLDLVLIFSVVRLVTVVGRITATHVFLLVAIVAATVADSAYFISVYHGGAWHDPAISAAGWSLFHLMLGTAAGYPAPPDTGQGRIAPGRGVGGLYATLVVISPAVTAVAFLLDMSERQFDTIDVVLPMTITSVVGALLVLRLNHTQHRMTRLALHDQLTGLPNRVQLELWLARTRRGSLLVLDLDDFKHVNDSLGHAAGDALLVTLAGRLRAVVDGRGQLARLGGDEFAILADAAESDPAAGGTGLADRVRDAVREPVDVAGHPLHLTASVGVRRLDRSAGALGDADLALYAAKAAGKDRAVVYEAALRETRLRRLAVVERLRTALVTDEITVHYQPIVTLRTGCVDAVEALVRWQSTPPDAFIPAAEDSGLIVPLGDRVLRAACRAAAPWHDRHGTSVTVNVSPRQLREPDFAVMVRRALLDSGLPATALILEITEGVLVGSALAIAHLHELRQDGVRVAVDDFGTGYSSLAYLRDLPIDILKIDRSFLRSGPASRPMVRSVVDLAHGLGLVTVTEGVETAAQAAMLVELGCDKGQGWHFGRPSPAGQMSALLENRTGAWLTDRETP from the coding sequence GTGAGCAACGCGCGGTGGGCCCTGCTCGCGGGGCTGCTCCTGGTCGCCGTCGCGCCATGGCTGCCCGCCTCCGGCCAGGAGGTGACGTACGCCGTGCTCGCCTCGGTCGCGTCCGGCACCGCGTTCCGCCGGGCACGCCGCGACCGAGCCCGCCCGGCCGCGTGGTGGCTGCTCGGTGCGGGCACGGCGATCGGCGCGGCGTGCGGTGCCGCCCGGGCGTTCGCGTTCCTGATCGGCGCGGAGCCGGCCGGGAAGTCCGTGCTCGACGCCGCGTACTTCGGCATGTACGGGCTGGTCGGCGCCGCGCTGCTGACGCTCGCCGCCGGGCGCGGCCCGCGGCTGGCCGGGGTGGTCGAAGCGGGCGTCGTGGTGTGCACCGCGGCGCTGCTCGGCTGGTTCGTGCTGTACGACCCACTGATCCACGAGGCGGGCAATTGGGACGGCATGCGCGCGGTCGTGGCGTACCCGCTGCTGGACCTGGTCCTGATCTTCTCGGTCGTGCGGCTGGTCACGGTCGTCGGCCGGATCACCGCGACACACGTGTTCCTGCTGGTCGCGATCGTGGCCGCGACGGTCGCGGACAGCGCGTACTTCATCTCGGTCTACCACGGCGGCGCGTGGCACGACCCGGCCATCAGCGCGGCCGGCTGGTCACTGTTCCACCTGATGCTGGGCACGGCCGCGGGCTACCCGGCGCCGCCGGACACCGGGCAGGGCCGGATCGCGCCCGGGCGCGGCGTCGGCGGGCTGTACGCCACGCTCGTGGTGATCAGCCCGGCCGTGACCGCGGTCGCGTTCCTGCTCGACATGAGCGAGCGGCAGTTCGACACGATCGACGTGGTGCTGCCGATGACGATCACCTCGGTGGTCGGCGCGCTGCTGGTGCTGCGGCTCAACCACACCCAGCACCGGATGACCCGGCTGGCGCTGCACGACCAGCTGACCGGCCTGCCGAACCGGGTCCAGCTGGAGCTGTGGCTGGCCCGTACCCGGCGCGGCAGCCTGCTGGTGCTCGACCTCGACGACTTCAAGCACGTCAACGACAGCCTCGGACACGCGGCCGGTGACGCGCTGCTGGTCACGCTGGCCGGCCGGCTGCGCGCGGTGGTGGACGGCCGCGGCCAGCTGGCCCGCCTCGGCGGCGACGAGTTCGCGATCCTGGCCGACGCGGCGGAGAGCGACCCGGCGGCGGGCGGGACCGGGCTCGCCGACCGGGTCCGGGACGCGGTGCGTGAGCCGGTCGACGTGGCCGGGCATCCGCTGCATCTCACGGCCAGCGTCGGCGTGCGGCGGCTGGACCGGTCCGCGGGCGCGCTCGGCGACGCCGATCTCGCGCTCTACGCGGCGAAGGCGGCCGGCAAGGACCGCGCGGTGGTGTACGAGGCCGCGCTGCGCGAGACCCGGCTGCGGCGGCTGGCCGTCGTGGAGCGGCTGCGCACCGCGCTGGTCACCGACGAGATCACGGTGCACTACCAGCCGATCGTGACGCTGCGGACCGGCTGCGTGGACGCGGTGGAGGCGCTGGTGCGCTGGCAGTCGACGCCGCCGGACGCGTTCATCCCGGCGGCCGAGGACAGCGGCCTCATCGTGCCGCTCGGTGACCGGGTGCTGCGCGCCGCCTGCCGCGCGGCCGCGCCCTGGCACGACCGGCACGGCACGTCCGTCACCGTGAACGTGTCGCCGCGCCAGCTGCGCGAGCCGGACTTCGCGGTCATGGTCCGGCGCGCGCTGCTCGACTCCGGGCTGCCCGCGACCGCGCTGATCCTGGAGATCACCGAGGGCGTGCTGGTCGGCTCCGCGCTCGCCATCGCGCACCTGCACGAGTTGCGCCAGGACGGGGTCCGGGTGGCGGTCGACGACTTCGGCACCGGCTACTCGTCGCTGGCCTACCTGCGCGACCTGCCGATCGACATCCTGAAGATCGACCGCTCGTTCCTGCGCTCCGGCCCGGCCTCGCGGCCGATGGTCCGTTCGGTGGTCGATCTGGCGCACGGCCTGGGTCTGGTGACGGTGACCGAGGGTGTGGAGACCGCGGCGCAGGCGGCCATGCTGGTCGAGCTGGGCTGTGACAAGGGCCAGGGCTGGCACTTCGGCCGCCCGTCCCCGGCCGGTCAGATGTCCGCGCTGCTGGAGAACCGCACCGGCGCCTGGCTCACCGACCGGGAGACGCCGTGA
- a CDS encoding 5'-3' exonuclease yields MPNPSPLLLVLDGNSLIHRTYHAGSGDPGDLEAWALRGFARYAARAVSRLRPDAIVVGFDCPVSSERRANYPAYKAQRPDKPGDLVAQLAAAPELLAAAGLCTVIPAGFEADDVLASAAAHARRAGWRAILMTSDRDAFALIDDTTSVLRLRNGGFDEAVLIDAAALHELCGVHPHQYLDYAALRGDPSDNLPGVRGFGAAISARLLAALGTVDAAWADLDGDGGQAVRAAVGDVAADRLAAPESRDVVARNRRLMRMRADLPIPHLDGARLPLDTARVRTALGTGGGLTLGPALWSLTARRTPAPRAAEPHPPVFRRPVRHRREPTPGQLSLF; encoded by the coding sequence GTGCCGAACCCGTCCCCGCTGCTGCTCGTGCTGGACGGGAACAGTCTGATCCACCGCACCTACCACGCGGGCTCGGGTGATCCCGGCGACCTCGAGGCGTGGGCGCTGCGCGGCTTCGCGCGGTACGCGGCACGCGCCGTCTCCCGGCTGCGGCCGGACGCGATCGTGGTCGGCTTCGACTGCCCGGTCTCCTCGGAACGCCGCGCGAACTATCCGGCCTACAAGGCGCAGCGGCCGGACAAGCCGGGTGACCTCGTCGCCCAGCTGGCGGCCGCGCCGGAGCTGCTCGCGGCGGCCGGGCTGTGCACCGTGATCCCGGCCGGGTTCGAGGCGGACGACGTGCTGGCCAGCGCCGCCGCACACGCGCGCCGGGCCGGGTGGCGCGCGATCCTGATGACCAGCGACCGGGACGCGTTCGCACTGATCGACGACACCACGTCGGTGCTGCGGTTGCGCAACGGCGGCTTCGACGAGGCCGTGCTGATCGACGCGGCCGCGCTGCACGAGCTGTGCGGCGTGCACCCGCACCAGTACCTCGACTACGCGGCGCTACGTGGCGACCCGTCCGACAACCTGCCCGGCGTGCGCGGGTTCGGTGCCGCGATCTCCGCCCGGCTGCTCGCGGCGCTCGGCACGGTCGACGCGGCCTGGGCCGACCTGGACGGCGACGGCGGTCAGGCGGTCCGCGCGGCCGTGGGCGACGTGGCGGCGGACCGGCTCGCGGCGCCGGAGTCCCGCGACGTGGTCGCCCGCAACCGCCGCCTGATGCGCATGCGCGCGGACCTGCCGATCCCGCACCTGGACGGCGCCCGGCTGCCGCTGGACACGGCGCGGGTGCGTACCGCGCTCGGCACCGGTGGCGGGCTCACGCTCGGCCCGGCGCTCTGGTCGCTGACCGCGCGCCGCACACCGGCGCCGCGCGCGGCTGAGCCGCACCCGCCGGTCTTCCGCCGCCCGGTGCGCCACCGCCGCGAGCCCACCCCGGGCCAGCTCTCCCTGTTCTGA
- a CDS encoding alpha/beta fold hydrolase — protein sequence MTTQTRTLAVPGAELAYDVRGPLPTADGRPVLLMIGQPMTADGFEALAGHFPDRTVVTYDPRGLGRSVRTDGEVTHTPQRQAADLHLLIEALGAGPVEIFASSGGAVTGLELVTRYPGDVRTLVAHEPPINSVLPDAAAAERARNGFHDAYQKSGWGAGMAAFILMTSWQGEFTEDYFAQPAPDPAAFGMPAEDDGTREDPLLSAASWAITDYRPDVAALTAAPARVVIAVGEETGDTYTGRTALATAALLGQGATVFPSHHGGFLGGEFGYAGKPPEFAARLREVLDNA from the coding sequence ATGACGACGCAGACGCGGACGCTCGCCGTGCCGGGCGCCGAACTGGCCTATGACGTGCGCGGGCCGCTGCCCACCGCGGACGGCCGGCCGGTACTGCTGATGATCGGCCAGCCGATGACGGCCGACGGCTTCGAGGCGCTTGCCGGTCACTTCCCGGACCGGACCGTGGTCACCTACGACCCGCGCGGGCTCGGCCGCAGCGTGCGCACCGACGGCGAGGTGACGCACACGCCGCAGCGGCAGGCGGCGGACCTGCACCTGCTGATCGAGGCGCTCGGCGCCGGGCCGGTCGAGATCTTCGCCAGCAGCGGCGGCGCGGTGACCGGGCTGGAGCTGGTCACCCGGTACCCCGGCGACGTGCGCACGCTGGTCGCCCACGAGCCACCGATCAACTCGGTGCTGCCGGACGCGGCCGCGGCCGAGCGGGCGCGGAACGGGTTCCACGACGCGTACCAGAAGAGCGGCTGGGGCGCCGGGATGGCCGCGTTCATACTGATGACGTCCTGGCAGGGCGAGTTCACCGAGGACTACTTCGCCCAGCCCGCGCCGGACCCGGCCGCGTTCGGCATGCCGGCCGAGGACGACGGCACCCGGGAGGACCCGCTGCTGTCCGCGGCGTCGTGGGCGATCACCGACTACCGGCCGGACGTGGCCGCGCTGACCGCCGCGCCGGCCCGGGTGGTGATCGCGGTCGGCGAGGAGACCGGTGACACGTACACCGGCCGGACCGCGCTGGCCACCGCGGCGCTGCTCGGCCAGGGCGCGACCGTGTTCCCGAGCCACCACGGCGGCTTCCTCGGCGGCGAGTTCGGCTACGCCGGCAAGCCACCGGAGTTCGCCGCCCGGCTGCGCGAGGTCCTCGACAACGCCTGA
- a CDS encoding SDR family NAD(P)-dependent oxidoreductase, which yields MSQTVLITGSSSGFGRAAVRRFLAEGWNVVATLRDPSRWDEAPHERLLVTALDVRDAASAEAAVTAAVDRFDRLDCVVNNAGAGLFAVFEGTPESVIEDVFATNLYGPMRVIRAALPHFRRQGGGRVVNVTSSAATVPTPLMAAYGASKSALQAFSEGVSYELATQNVVVTVVEPGMVTTTGFMAQTTARFGAAEVPPPYAGYVAQRVASFEVAPPPGYLATDAEVAAAVHEAAVDDTGRFRWRVGGDAHDFARARQATDAEYDEWRRELYPVR from the coding sequence ATGTCCCAGACCGTGCTCATCACCGGCAGCTCGTCCGGCTTCGGCCGCGCCGCGGTCCGCCGGTTCCTCGCCGAGGGGTGGAACGTCGTCGCCACGCTGCGGGACCCGTCCCGGTGGGACGAGGCGCCGCACGAGCGGCTGCTCGTCACCGCGCTCGACGTCCGCGACGCCGCCTCGGCCGAGGCGGCCGTGACCGCGGCGGTCGACCGTTTCGACCGGCTGGACTGCGTGGTCAACAACGCCGGCGCGGGTCTGTTCGCGGTCTTCGAGGGCACGCCGGAGTCCGTCATCGAGGACGTCTTCGCGACGAACCTGTACGGGCCGATGCGTGTCATCCGCGCCGCGCTGCCGCATTTCCGCCGGCAGGGCGGCGGCCGGGTCGTCAACGTCACCTCCAGCGCCGCCACCGTCCCGACCCCGCTGATGGCCGCGTACGGCGCGTCCAAGAGCGCGCTGCAGGCGTTCTCCGAGGGCGTCAGCTACGAGCTGGCCACGCAGAACGTGGTGGTCACCGTGGTCGAGCCGGGCATGGTGACCACCACCGGCTTCATGGCACAGACCACCGCGCGGTTCGGCGCCGCCGAGGTCCCGCCGCCGTACGCCGGATACGTCGCGCAGCGGGTGGCGTCCTTCGAGGTCGCGCCGCCGCCCGGCTACCTCGCGACGGACGCCGAGGTGGCCGCCGCGGTGCACGAGGCGGCCGTGGACGACACCGGCCGGTTCCGCTGGCGGGTGGGCGGGGACGCGCACGACTTCGCCCGCGCACGCCAGGCCACCGACGCGGAGTACGACGAATGGCGCCGCGAGCTGTACCCGGTCCGCTGA
- a CDS encoding TetR family transcriptional regulator, producing the protein MSPRPPAAERLDRGQILSGAMAIADRDGVDALSLRKLAADLKVTPMALYWHFKDKDALLDALVEAVLAEVDTPTGGDLRATATALLRGLRAHPGLAAITAIRFMRTDSGIALSERTIGLLRAAGHSPVAAAQLSTFLLNGIVGLAMNRPGDLAEPDPVIRERLITAKRGRLKSLDPAAFPNLTETADHFLALDDEEGYYARGLDYVLAGTRR; encoded by the coding sequence GTGAGTCCACGACCGCCCGCCGCCGAACGCCTCGACCGCGGCCAGATCCTCAGCGGCGCGATGGCGATCGCCGACCGGGACGGCGTCGACGCGCTGTCCCTGCGCAAGCTCGCCGCCGACCTCAAGGTCACGCCGATGGCGCTCTACTGGCACTTCAAGGACAAGGACGCGCTGCTCGACGCGCTGGTCGAGGCGGTGCTCGCCGAGGTCGACACGCCGACCGGCGGCGATCTGCGGGCGACCGCGACCGCGCTGCTGCGAGGGCTGCGCGCGCACCCGGGACTGGCCGCGATCACCGCGATCCGGTTCATGCGGACGGACTCCGGGATCGCGCTGTCCGAGCGCACCATCGGCCTGCTCCGCGCCGCGGGCCACTCCCCGGTCGCGGCGGCACAGCTGAGCACGTTCCTGCTCAACGGCATCGTCGGGCTGGCCATGAACCGCCCCGGCGACCTGGCCGAGCCCGACCCGGTGATCCGGGAACGACTGATCACCGCGAAACGGGGCCGGCTCAAGTCGCTGGACCCGGCCGCCTTCCCGAATCTCACCGAGACCGCGGACCACTTCCTCGCCCTGGACGACGAGGAGGGCTACTACGCACGTGGCCTCGATTACGTGCTGGCCGGCACCCGGCGGTAG